A region from the Pectinophora gossypiella chromosome 29, ilPecGoss1.1, whole genome shotgun sequence genome encodes:
- the LOC126379623 gene encoding N66 matrix protein-like isoform X1 — translation MKVFITLALLIVAINARPDGDSNDDSNSSPVKQAMVQIQETKQVASGSHITQISQPTQVGSQKSKGNDNQGNSNGNHDGQGNDNQGNDNQGQGNQGNGNQGHGNQGNGNQGQGNQGNGNQGNGNQGNGNQGNGNQDNGNQGGGGGPLGGLTGIFGGFL, via the exons ATGAAGGTTTTCATAACTCTTGCTCTG ctCATCGTCGCAATAAATGCAAGGCCCGATG gTGACTCCAACGATGATTCAAACTCATCTCCTGTAAAGCAAGCCATGGTACAGATTCAAGAAACGAAGCAGGTTGCGAGCGGATCTCATATCACTCAAATCAGTCAACCAACTCAGGTTGGAAGCCAAAAAAGCAAAGGGAATGACAACCAGGGGAACAGCAACGGCAATCATGATGGCCAAGGGAACGATAATCAGGGAAATGACAATCAGGGACAAG GCAATCAGGGAAATGGCAATCAGGGACATGGCAATCAAGGAAATGGCAATCAGGGACAAGGCAATCAGGGAAATGGCAACCAAGGAAATGGCAATCAGGGAAATGGCAATCAGGGAAATGGCAATCAGGACAATGGCAACCAGGGGGGTGGAGGTGGTCCCCTCGGTGGTCTCACTGGTATTTTTGGTGGGTTCCTTTAA
- the LOC126379623 gene encoding N66 matrix protein-like isoform X4 — MKVFITLALLIVAINARPDGDSNDDSNSSPVKQAMVQIQETKQVASGSHITQISQPTQVGSQKSKGNDNQGNSNGNHDGQGNDNQGNDNQGQGNQGNGNQGNGNQGNGNQGNGNQDNGNQGGGGGPLGGLTGIFGGFL; from the exons ATGAAGGTTTTCATAACTCTTGCTCTG ctCATCGTCGCAATAAATGCAAGGCCCGATG gTGACTCCAACGATGATTCAAACTCATCTCCTGTAAAGCAAGCCATGGTACAGATTCAAGAAACGAAGCAGGTTGCGAGCGGATCTCATATCACTCAAATCAGTCAACCAACTCAGGTTGGAAGCCAAAAAAGCAAAGGGAATGACAACCAGGGGAACAGCAACGGCAATCATGATGGCCAAGGGAACGATAATCAGGGAAATGACAATCAGGGACAAG GCAATCAGGGAAATGGCAACCAAGGAAATGGCAATCAGGGAAATGGCAATCAGGGAAATGGCAATCAGGACAATGGCAACCAGGGGGGTGGAGGTGGTCCCCTCGGTGGTCTCACTGGTATTTTTGGTGGGTTCCTTTAA